Proteins encoded in a region of the Quercus lobata isolate SW786 chromosome 8, ValleyOak3.0 Primary Assembly, whole genome shotgun sequence genome:
- the LOC115958087 gene encoding xyloglucan endotransglucosylase/hydrolase protein 9-like translates to MAVSVSVFLGFFLGLVFVGLVSSAKFDQLFQASWANDHLVYEGELLKLKLDHYSGAGFSSKSRYMFGKVTIQIKLVEGDSAGTVTAFYMSSDGPNHNEFDFEFLGNTTGEPYTIQTNIYVNGVGNREQRLNLWFDPTKEFHSYSLFWNQRHVLFLVDDTPIRVHPNMENKGLPFPKDQPMGVYSSIWNADDWATQGGRVKTDWSHAPFIATYTGFEIDACEVPASVAATESAKNCSSSGVKRYWWDEPTLAELNVHQSHQLKWVKARHMTYDYCTDTARFPVMPLECVHHRH, encoded by the exons ATGGCTGTTTCAGTGTCTGTTTTCTTGGGTTTCTTTCTGGGTCttgtttttgtgggtttggttaGCTCAGCAAAGTTTGATCAGCTCTTTCAGGCAAGCTGGGCTAATGACCATTTGGTCTATGAAGGAGAGCTTCTTAAGCTCAAGCTGGACCATTATTCTG GAGCTGGATTTTCATCAAAGAGCAGGTATATGTTTGGGAAGGTGACCATACAGATTAAGCTTGTTGAGGGTGACTCTGCTGGAACTGTTACCGCTTTCTAT ATGTCCTCGGACGGTCCAAATCACaatgaatttgattttgagtttttgggcAACACTACTGGTGAACCTTACACTATTCAAACCAATATTTATGTGAACGGTGTCGGTAACAGAGAGCAAAGATTGAACCTTTGGTTTGACCCAACCAAGGAATTCCACTCCTACTCGCTTTTCTGGAACCAGCGCCACGTACT GTTTCTAGTGGATGATACGCCAATAAGAGTTCATCCAAACATGGAAAACAAAGGATTACCATTCCCTAAGGACCAGCCCATGGGTGTGTACAGCTCAATTTGGAACGCAGATGACTGGGCCACACAAGGGGGTAGGGTCAAGACGGACTGGTCCCATGCACCCTTCATTGCCACCTACACGGGTTTTGAAATTGATGCTTGTGAGGTCCCAGCGTCCGTGGCTGCAACCGAAAGTGCCAAGAATTGCAGCAGCAGTGGGGTAAAGAGGTATTGGTGGGACGAGCCCACATTGGCCGAGCTCAATGTGCACCAGAGCCACCAGCTGAAGTGGGTTAAGGCCAGACACATGACCTATGACTATTGTACTGACACGGCTAGGTTCCCAGTCATGCCTCTAGAATGTGTGCACCATCGCCACTAA